Below is a genomic region from Argiope bruennichi chromosome 3, qqArgBrue1.1, whole genome shotgun sequence.
acaacatttgtatcttttcagcattctatattgttcgtgtccgaactatagtaaatttttgctgTGCACGCACgcttattttatctatataccacaatctaaaatgaaatataattatatttatttcaaaaattagatcTTATGGCAAGTAAATTTCAAGAGcctcataaaaaaagaatagagtcaaatattgacaatcttttgATGGTCAATAACAGAATCAgggaacaatttttttcaagtatctttgtaaatatttaacaatgaaagaaagggccagtatctgaataaaaaaagctaaataataatttcctttaattaaatgtaaaaatgagttataatgagttattttgaacccaaattagagaaattgtgcttgccccccctgtcggatttgtcttgcctCCCCGTTGGCAAACCTCTATCCGCCCCTGAGctctaaaaagtaaaatgttaaataaaatttattataaaatctcatttttatcacttcttttctaataaacttaactttttctttttttataaaattctgtatgaaattatgtttctGATGTTAGTTATGGAATAAGGTAAACTTTTTAGGAGGTATTTTTGTTCATCCTAATtactttacaaattaaaaaaattaactttccatttcatacttttctgataatttttttttaaaatttgcatctttttttttttttttttcctttaatagttgaaagaaaaataacttagCTTTATTTGTTTGGcagtttatatagtttttttaaaatctgtatctgaaaaaatatatgtaccaaaatctttttttctacatCAACAGGAATagaatttgtgattaaatttagcTTATGTAGACGTGTgctttctgttttaatatttatcaaaatactgCAAGAGAcgtttttaatttggaaaaaatttgcaACCAGGTAGAAATTCctccaaaaattttattactttaagaaacaataatgttgtatattagaaattattataaaatgatcagaataattttcatgttgAATAAAATGCACGAATCAAAATCTTTAACTTCATTACATCGTGATCCTTTCTGTTTGTTGCAATAGAGTATTTTATTAAGAGccaagagaattttaaatttaatcaaaaaggtATTTAAATGTCTTAACATTGGgatacttataaatatttcactcaaatgtaatacaaatattgaattaaCAAGTGTTATAAAAAGTTCTACGATCGGGTGCTATTATAGTCTTTCGTATTACATATGACTTTTAAAATCTAGCTtcttttaatcagttaaaattaTCGTAAGATAAATActcttagtttttaaaaaaaatatttcttcttttgttaGGTGTTCTATCGGCCCTAGGAGGAGAGAAACCGCAGCATCCAATCAATTTAATGGGAGACTTTGCAGGTGGTGGCCTTATTTGTGCTCTAGGCATCTGCCTTGCTTTACTAGATAGATACAGATCTGGTAAAGGACAAGTGATTGATGCGAACATGgtaaactttattcaaaatagttTCGTCCTCCCTTTCAAATGAGTATGATAATGATTTCAAATgagtaaatagtttttattaaaacagaGCATTCAGCACATAAAAGTTATGTGGTTTTacactgaaaataatattaatttgtaccTCCTTAATTAAAGACAATATTTCAGCTTATTATTTATgaaagagtatttttatttattaacctttttcaattatcaaaataatgaattataactgTTTTAGGTTCTTCTGTTTGCTTCATTTGTATATGCTTCCTACTAAATAGCCGTAATTActaaactaaaagattgacacaATTCTGATGTTTAGGATATATTCTTTCCTAAAGTTGCACAcctgaataatattatttattaacattatccCTACCAGGTTGAAGGATCAGCATATGTATCCAGTTGGTTGTGGGCTAGCCGTTCTAAATCATATCCTTACCCACTTTGGTCAAAGCCTAGAGGTGAGAATATTTTAGATGGTGGTGCCCATTTTTACCAGacatataaaacaaaagatgGAAAATACATTGCAGTAGGAGCACTGGAACATTCTTTCTATTCTGCTTTTATAGAAggtaaaatttttgcttttcttaatatcttatttcaattttgattatattcCAGATTTCTTGTCactgttctttttaaaaattattttataagagatGTATAGAGTTCGTCAATTTTACTTTTCATGGTGATTACTTTTGTAATAGTTAAcattaaatattgattgaaataaaaaataaatggtgtttttttttttttttattgaaaaaaggaaaggggggaaaaaagacaATTATATACAAGTTTTATAAATATGCCATGATAATAATCTATAGCATAATGTTACAAaggcaatattatattatttaatgatggCTTGCTTtcctttattaaacatttttaatctttccttttcaaaaattaaaaaaagaatttgttgaagatacaattttttttaagcattattgATTTGTtccaatgtaattaaaattattgtaatggtTCAAATCATATTCGTtaggaataaatttcattaattcagcCTCAACAAAGAAACAGCAAAACTTCAGTTAAGtgcatttatctttaaattgctGGATTAGTTCTATTCCAAACTACTattccaaataattataaaataaggtcAATGTATTTTCTCAGCATCTCATAGAGTTACTGTCTACAGTTTTCTTCATTAATGATCACATGAGTTGAATGAAGCAAAGAGTAAATAATCAGATAGTAATCAAtggagagaaataaataaaaatctaaatatttattggtACAGAAGCTGTATCAACTCATAGATAAAGAAATTCTACTGGTACAGTTTCTGTTCTCTCTTAAGATTAAAGGCTAATATTGGGTTATcaaaatagcaaattaaattacataaaaatatataatttgaaagaaatcatgATTTAGATTTTTGGAtgtattgtttcttttcttttgagaCACATGGCACAAATGATAAAAGCAGTGTCCgtgaatttaaacaatttagtttatatataatttttctataaaaagttacaaaatcaaCTTTGTGAAGAACTGTGTTTATATAACTGAATTACAACTAAGCACAAACTATACTAGTAATGTTATGAATTGCAGATATCATACAGTCCACTAGACTTCACTATTTTTTATAGCTTAGTCCTTGCACTTTAAGTCCTTGCACTTCAAAAACaagcattttacataaaaaatgtagCCAAATGAAAATCATCACATTATGACAAATTTTTATGGTCCGGCAGCTTGTATAATTAATAGCTGCTACACTATTGTACTCTCTCAGATACATAATTGGTTTAGTTTAAATTTCACTGAGaattatttgtaatatgcatATCAGCAAACAGTTACAGTGGCTTGATGTGTAATTTTGGCTAAAAGGTAAGAGAGTTACATGCTTGAAATCAGCTTGTACAAAAGATTCATCTTGTGCACATTCCagtgcataaaaaaaattcatcaggagcaaatttttttctttcttatataataCAGAAACTTGAAGAGCCATCCTCATACAGCATACTTAAAATCTAagatttactttttgaaattaatccatttaaaatttcaaaccaggattttaataaattaattattatattaagacatttcttttaatttcttaatttataggTGCTTGTATGGTCAAAATGTACtagaactgaattatttttaaactttagcaAACACTTCAGAACTGATATAGCAAATTTACATAATCTAAcccaaaaatttgaagaaaagaaaggaaagtaaCATTGATAATGAAGAAAATAGCATCTTTCTTAGTTATTTTGTGCTACATATAGTATTTTCAATgcttaaataaatagatatgtaGTCATACTAAACATATCAGTAATCTCAATTTGTGTATCAAGTTTTCTTTtggaataatattacaaaatataaattttatttcctgattagaatttttattaaaacatgacaaagctaataaatttctaaatttcaaagaaaatttgtcatattatatgagattttctttatcttaaataaacttttgattgtgctacatttataattttttaaaaagtttcttgatTAGATGCATAAAtctttatatgcatataattttttgatctatttgaaaaatttaaagaaaaagtaacataaattatttattttaagaatattaccAAAGATTTTCAtcctatttatttaattgctggaattattttaaattagcttctTCAGTAATCATTTCTTCAGCTGCCATATCAATATAATCATGTCAACCAACTTTGATAAACTCCATTTTATCACaaccaaagaaataaaatatgtgcTGTTCTATATGTTATATCATTGTAActatactgttttaaattatacttgctcAGTAAGCAGAAAGCATTTTGATTATTTAGCTGTACTTGCATTGCAATGTGATGAAATTGGGTGAGTAAAATAGGCAAAATCTGTCATCAAATTTTTGAGGTGTGGAACTCTGTTAAAAGTTCCATTCTGTAATACCTCTCATAAATAGAGGGGCATGGACAAGTGACATATCTAAGGCCCATAAACTTTCATctgaaaagaatgataaaaatattattataaggaaCTCTGTTAATGCTTTTCTTCATAAAGACTGTACAGTAAATTGCTTTTGAAGTTTCTCTCAATAATTCAAGCTGCTTGGGAGGAAAGGCAGGAATCAGTGCTGGCATACTTAAAGGTCACAAATTTTCGAGTGAAAATGGGGAAAAATCAGACTAGTAATGGGGCtggatttttctaattattttaaactgattatACTTGGaattaatgaatttagaaatgcACATTCAAACTGAATCTATGCCTTAAAAAAAGCCATTAAATCAActgttccattaaaaaaaaaaaaaaaaaaaaaactttattttctaacctttttaatgaaatttattcttaggCTTAGGCTTGGATCCAGATAATTTTTCTCAAGATAAATTTGGCCCAGAAACCCAAAAGAAATGCGCAGACGTGTTCCTCACAAAAACCCAGGCTGAATGGTGTGAAAAATTTGATCTTACCGATGCTTGTGTGACTCCAGTGGTGCCACTTGAAGAGGCACACAATCATCCTCATAATGCTCACAACCGGTCTTTTATGAAACAGGATGAAACTATAGTACCTAGACCTGCACCTCGATTGTCTCGAACTCCAGCAGAACCTGGTCTAACGAATCCGGTTCCAGGGCAACATACTAGAGAGATCCTTCTTGAAATAGGATTTAGAGAGGATGAAATTGAATCATTTATTGAAGATGGAACTGTGTATTGTGTAGACATGAAAGCTTCTCTATAGAACAGAATCTAAGGTTTCTTTTTGATACAAATGTTATAACTCGATGCAACCTTTAGATATATTTTGCTGTATCCAGGGTGGCCAGCATTTCTTCTGTTTGATTTCTCTGACTTCAcctgtttttaagaaatttaccggacatttttttttttatgtttataataccTTCAGAGcgatatcattttattttattctctttaattattgaacaatatttgagaaattgttCTACTCTCTTAACTAAATTCaatgtaaaatcaaatttaattctcagaaaaaaaaaacatcatttttacttattaaatttcagataagcTTCAATAGTCTAAaaccctttcctttttttttttcaaatatattaaccaaCATTTCAAGATACATGCCCGTCTAGACTTACTTTTAACCAATCAGTCACATCTCGGAACTGTTTGTCAAATTTACTCACGAAAAatgctatataaaaatatatacccaTTGGCGGAATGCTCAAGAATGAAATGACTTGTTTGCTTCCAGTGGCGTCTCTCCTCCATCCATACAGTTTACCAACACGCCAATCAGAACTGAGCAATAACTtcattaacagaaagaaaaaaaaaactcatttataaaTACGAAATGAAATCTCTGCATCAAAATGCGAAAATTTCATCGACGAAAACAAAATTGCATTGACATCAAGCTCAccaactagtaaaaaaaaaatcgattgcacGCTAATTCAATACTTAACCggtaaaatagagaaaaaaaggaaatgaggTCCTTGTCAATTTTTcctttattgcataaaaagaaaaatatttcaaaggtataaataaataaaaaaaaaaatagtatgaataaattttgtaaatttttgtggtaaacTGTTTCATATACATCAAATCATATAAGAAAAATGCCACCCTtcttttttacaagaatttttggaaaaaattacgAGAGGCATGTGCACCTATAATGATataatatcaaagaaattaatttctcatatttaatattatttttaaattatagagcattttttgaatatatgGGGAATTTTAAACgatcactaaataaaaaaaaatgttaaaagaaaatattagaaataacgtCCATAGCATTCGTTCATACGGAGAATTTAGTAATAcgtgtttataatattttttaaaggtttacgGAAATAATAGCATTAAggttcaatatttcataattcaacaaaaagatctCTCTGAGGGGGGGATATAATTATTGTGAAACacttatgtaattaaaataaattgttttggaataacAATAATAGGTTAACATTTTGCAACCAATTTCGCTCTCATAATATGTGGTATAAACGATTTGACGTTCGAAGGTAGAAAAGTGTGTGTGGGGATAGCTCCttatatatcttttcaaataaaaaagaccCATTAAGGCTTAAAAATCATAACAGTTAGCAGGAGTTGGACTTTAGTTAGGCTGCCTTTTCCCATAGTACGCAAAACCATTTTCGCTAATTATGCCGATAACTTGTCGTTctgaaaaaaagcaaacaaaaactttcagcgagaatattatatatttatacatatatccAATAAGTTAGATATGGTGTTTGAGCTTTCTCTTCCATAATCTGTTTTAGATTATCAGTAAaggtttgattttcattagttgtcTCTTTTTACGTATGAAAAAAATACCAGCGGTTCCGGTTTTATAGTAAATTTCTCTGGCTTTTCCTATGCTCCCAAAATTCCTTTACGATTCCCGGTCGGCTGGCTACCCTGGTATCTGTTTATGATAAAGggcttatttttataaacaaataatttcataataagagaagatctgattattttaaaattttcctatgaaaagatataaatgtatagataacactaattttttaaaaacaaagtacaGTATCTtgacagtttgaaaaaaaaaaaaattcttcttaatataGAATGGTctaatgttgcaatttttttaaaaaatgattctatatATCTTTGAtcaaaatatgacaattttttaaatacttctaggGTCCATTATATGTTCTTAAGAGAGAATTACATAAGAGCTTTCAGAAATCATTGCAGATGTTAGCCTGCAAGTGCAATAGTAAAAGTTCAAATGACAGTTGTTTATTGAGGTACAAGTAATCAGTCATTAATAATGTAATGAAAGCATAATAAGTatacaaactttaaatttataagaaaataagcattttaatatatattatataatgcatGCATATTTGTATATTCACTTATAGAGTTTAATAAAATGACACAACAATTAGGAAATTCAGAATCATGTATAAATGAATTATGGTATTTATAGGGAAGTTAATATAGATAcataaaaaatgctataaagaacttttttttttaatttttaaacttaagattATTATCTGATGATGTATAAAACCTGAGCTAGACAAGACATGAGAAGATTAATATCTCATTTTctccttttatatatattgtcAATTACGATGCAATTAGCATATTAAAAGATCactgatttttataatatgtaaatttctaagttttataatatttgtcaagtgtaatattaataatttggtgctattaaatatgaatatgataCTATTTTGGGATTTAGCTAAAAATTacaagattatatttttgtacattaacAAACtgctttatcaatattttttctaatgatgTTCTAGTGTTTATCTTCACTTGTTAATGCTTTGTATAACCAAGGCAAATTTAACTTAAGAATTTGCTAGTTTtcgaagaataattaaaataaaatttcatgttttgcaGAGTATGTGGACTTTTAAAAGTCAGTATTGGAGAATTAGAGTAAAAAAGTTCTGTTagaagaaattatatgaaaattttgcatttatcttCCATATATGAAACTAtaaagtgttttatattttattgaagctTTTTACATACCTTTGaactttaattgtaataattagtatttttaaaggaTTCTGGCTATAGcacttaatatttttcataaaaatattttcatattgaaagGGGTTTTCTGTCGCTGtcataattcaaatttgttttgtgtagatgaatatagaaatatttctatgaataatctTATTTCTCCAAAACATGTATATTACTGAAAACAAGTATGTCATATTTGAATACTTCCACAGACTAAATAAACAAGGTCTAGATTTATATGgggtgtaaaatataaatttttataaaaatcactgattaattttaaatttcagcattaaaataaaaatttggatactagtgaagttaatgttttttttctgacACTTGACATCACTTCCCTGCTACCATGTATTTCGGAGGTTTTTTTTGTTGCTGAAAAAATGTAGATGAAGTCAAACTATTTATCTGCCAGAATGTTGTGGTCTTTTAATAGTGTCtacatattattagaataaaatattaaacaatgaaattcttCCTACAAGTTTTGTTTATTAACTTTGCTATGGCATGAGTTTGACAAGCTTGgcttaaaaaagatttctttaatatagaattttataaatatttgtgttttatccacaatttatttattttctgtacatGATTAATTGCCCCACTATGTATAAAAAGTCTATTTCCATTCACTTTTTATCTGACTTATTTTGACAATAAAgcttaatttatttgaatgtgtTTTGAATTTATGCTCAAAAGGTtttgtgttaatttaatttgtctcatcaaaaaatatgaattcttgttatacaattattaaataccagtaataataaaaatgtataattcttttttaatgttaaaattgctCCCATCCTGTGGGAATAAGTTTTGTGAGTTGAATATTAATGACATCGGAATATTGTTTAGGAATCATTAAGAAtacaagtttttaatattttaatgatttaataattgtcAGGAGAAATAAGTTGTTTGCAATCActaaattgaatgattaattttgatcttcctttaaataagttaatattacttcaacagtaataaaattaagatagaagtccattttatgcttataaagcatgattatttttataattaaacatacaTTATTTATAGCCCTatctaaagatgaaaaatatcaGACATGTCACAagccaagaataaaaaaaatataataaataataaatcatatcaaacataaatgcagaaaagaaaaataagtatgattattataataaaaataaatttcaatgtaattataaaaattaactattagagTCCCAAGAGATGGCGCTACCAATCTAAACAAACCAAAGTAAATATCCAAGCTTGagtacatgatatatatatatttcatgcatCTAAGAagctttatatttagataaggctTTGCTTTTCAAATTTGTCTTTCTTAAACATGATTTTGTACAATTAAGAtagacaaaaacattttttacaactaTTCGAGTCCAAGAGATGGCGCCCCTAGTTCAGGCAGAACCTAAACAAACCTTCGAGCTTCAGTAAAAATCTTCAAGCAAgcaattattgtatatatatatttatttcgtgtatttcaAAAATGGCTTAataatttcgatcaaattttatatttagatacagttttgctttttatctttatctatataaatgtgttcttaaaaaaaaagattctatatCCCTccccatattttaaataattatcttttagaaTAAGTTTATTCCACTTCTTCGAAAAGTGAGCACTGGCTCGGGAACATTATGGCTGACACACGAGTTGCAAGTCCACGATTCAAGTTGCGCttcttttacttaaatatttataattaatatttgcattttaaatttatctacattGGTGTCTTCCTTGAAAAAACGCTATTTtacacacaattttttaaatttaataatctaaatatttggGTTAACCTTTTTCTATGAATTCACATGCTGGCATATAGCGCCATCttggacccgatttcaccaatttAAAACTCAGCGTAAgttcaaaaatgtaagtaatgatagataaaactgtaaaatgaatactgtaatacaacagattgttttgaataacatgttaaactaagtgcattcatgggtttttttaaaaatttctttaatgaacagtttatatgtaggtaagattgaaaattatatgtaattcgcatctacatattttctttaaaaaaaaaaataaaaaatggtggtGTAAGCCTGGTCTCTCttgtattaatgaataaaaaagaaaaggagcTCGATC
It encodes:
- the LOC129964249 gene encoding alpha-methylacyl-CoA racemase-like, with protein sequence MALRGFKVIEFAGLAPAPFCGMVLRDNGASVIRVDKPFTMGEMDALARGKRSVVVDFKKPTSTSILSRLCAKADVLIDPFRPGVMEKFNLGPSELCKLNPKLIYARLTGFGQDGPFSKMAGHDINYIAIAGVLSALGGEKPQHPINLMGDFAGGGLICALGICLALLDRYRSGKGQVIDANMVEGSAYVSSWLWASRSKSYPYPLWSKPRGENILDGGAHFYQTYKTKDGKYIAVGALEHSFYSAFIEGLGLDPDNFSQDKFGPETQKKCADVFLTKTQAEWCEKFDLTDACVTPVVPLEEAHNHPHNAHNRSFMKQDETIVPRPAPRLSRTPAEPGLTNPVPGQHTREILLEIGFREDEIESFIEDGTVYCVDMKASL